The following is a genomic window from bacterium.
TTATCGTTTCTTCTACAATCTGGCATAACTCATCGAAAACCCTGTATTCATTATCTCCATGGCACCCTCCGTAGAAAAGCTCTGGACAACTGCCTATGAAGCAGCCGTCCTCATCAGACCATTCCACAATCT
Proteins encoded in this region:
- a CDS encoding type II toxin-antitoxin system HicB family antitoxin — its product is MDEEYRYVKIVEWSDEDGCFIGSCPELFYGGCHGDNEYRVFDELCQIVEETIRIYRQDGKPLPSPLSGRELVNTLQKVA